The genomic DNA AGATTGTATCTGCTTCAGCTTTCACCCCGCCAAATGTGAATATCGACCCACCAAGCACAGCTGAAGAATGGTATCCTCTGGTGCAGTTCATGGGTTCAACCATCACCCATGAAGGCATCCTTGGCTCGTACACCTCGACGGTAGCTACCATTGCTTTAGCCCCAGTATCATAACCACCAATTGAGAATCTGGAAGAAAATACATAGACCAAATTACATCAACAAAAGATAAAATACACACTGATGACACCTACCTGTAATTTGCTGGGAACAAACGTTTTCAGCTCATTGTTTTAACATACTGCAAAGAAAGGGCTACAAACTTACATCTTCTCGTTAAGCACTGCAAGTGTATGACAGCCCCTTCCTGCACTCATCATTGGGAGCATTTTCCAGTTAGGCTCCCGAGGATCAAGCCTCTCTGCAGAGCTGGCAACACACATCACAAAGTCAGCAGAAACGTTTTCTTGCATCCTTCTCACTTGAAAGAGATAATGATTTCGCTACCATGGTAGCAATAGAGAATAGGCTAATGCATATTTTGTGAAATGATTCACTTCATTCGTATTTACACTAAGCCATAAGCCAACACTTGAGCTGCGTTTCTACCAGATCAAAACTGAACCAATCAAGTGTTAAGTATAGGCAGGAAAAGGACAGCACCTCAGATACTGAACACCGTTGAAGCCACCAACTGCATAAATCGCACCATTGAGTGCTACACCAGCTAGAGCAAAACGCTGAAAAACAAAGTGACAAAAGTCATTCGAACCAAAGAATTCATCATATTATGCAGTTGGTGTAAAGATATATGTGAAAGAAgcaaatatttttttccaaaaaaaagacaGTACAGGAAATTGAAATGGAATCAGGACTTGTTTTGCATCACTGTAGAATTACACACTTTTTCCATGAGTAGATGTTTATTATCTCCCCTATTTGTTTATGTCTTAGGCAAAATTATGCACATTCCACTAAATGTTTCAGTAGTGTACTAATGtatgaggaaaaaaaactttctATGTTTAGACCAAATGAACGCTGGAAGGTGATATTGGTACCTTTTCCAGCATAGGTTGATTCTTTATCCACTTTCCGTGAGTAGGATCAAATATTTCAACGTCAGAGAAACATTGACTTCCATCTCCACCACCGAATGCATAGATCCTCCCATTAACACTAACCCCAGCAAGGCTCCCCTTCTCACGAGTCAATGATGGGCACGTGATCCAGTCATCACGGCTTCGGTCATAACAGTCAACTTCATGCAAAAGATAAATGCAGAATCAGGACAGAAATTGCAACCCGACAGCTCAAGATCGAATTAAACATAGAAACCAATAACTAACCTGTATCAAACCAGCAAgaaccatcaccaccaccaagaaCAAATATCTTGCCATTTAATGCAACAGTAGAGGCATATGACTTCCCAACAGCCATTGATTTGAGAGGTGTTAGTATGTCCAGTGAAGGGGAAAAGGAGTCTAGTGATGGCAAAAATGAGAAGCCATCAAAACCACCAACTAGATAAATGACATCTTCTGAGCCCAAACATTGTTCAACAAACTGGTTAAGTGAATCATCCAGGGTTAAAGGGTCTATTTTTGAATTCAGTGTCCTCACTGTGCCCTTTAGTTCCACAATTCTTTTCAGTAACCTCTCATTCACCCCTTGTAAGTGTTGGACTTCTTTGTTGGACCAAGCCTACATTTTGAATATAACTTAGATACGACCACCAAGAAAGATCAATTTTCTTGGACTTCAATGCTTTAGTCAATAACATATGATATTCCTCACCAGAATGAACAAACTTAATTTAAAGTATAATCATCAGGTTAAAAACAAGATAGATGCAAGACCAATTTATAACTGTCATGCCTTTGTTTACAAGAGCCTGCTCCTAACTACCTAATAATTATCTTAACAAACCAACTAACTGATCTAATATCTCTCCAATTCTCTTGACGTGAAGGATAGATGAGCTAGCCCTATGGCCACCATAAGGCCATAACAGAAGcataatggaaaaaaaaatcatttcatTTGGTCCTGCCTTACTTCTTTGATTTCTAGTAAGCAAGTAGGTGTGATGCCACTTGCTTTATTATCTCGGTTCCTACTTTTAGTGCCTTTTCATGCTAAAGAATATCAAGACATCTCTTATGAAGTGCAATTGCTGGTCCATATTGTGCATATAGCAATTTATAAAACTAAGCTTCCATGGTTCAGTATAACAAACGTAAGGCATTTCGAGAGGTTATAGAATATCAGAAGAGACCTGCTTCTTCTCCATCATCTCTATGCGCCCAGATAACTCTTTAACTACATCTATCAGCTGCACAAATAAAATTAGTGTGAGAAATTTGGAAATGTGGAGAAGAATTAAGCATGTTAGCAAGACTAAATGAAGTAACACACAAAACAAGGATGATAATTGTCTCTAAAAAAACAAGGATGATAACATGGGATGCAGCTATCAGCAGAGTTCAGAGTTCTAACCTTGGCTTCTGCACATGATTCAGAGCCTAATAATTGCACCAGCAAATTAGAATGCCCCAGGGAGAGCTGATTAACTTCAGCATCTAAGGTTTCTGGAAAATTAGAGTGTCCATCCAGAATTGCGCATTTGTCCTCTTGGGCATACTTACAGCTATATGCATCCTTGTCTTCAGTATCAGTAGCATTGGCATACAGATAAGGATTCCACTGCTGCGCAGGCAAAGCTGCATGCCCTTCTAACACCCGGTTGAAGCTAAGCACTTTTCCCTGCTTATCAGAATGTTGTTGCTGTTTCATTTCAACCGCCTGATCTGATAGTTCATACCCCTCCCTCTCTGGTGGTTTGTCCCCACAATCCAGATCATCAAAACCATTAGAAGATTCATCACCTGAGCTTGCATGTTCCGCATCCACATCTCCTTTCCCAACTTCCTCAAATTTATTCTTCTTTACCATATCTGCATATGACTTCACAACCCTTTCTGATTTGACCTTCCCCTCATGCTTTGGTGCCCATACAGGTGATGATACTAGTTCTCTCACATGCTCATCAGCCGGTGCTGCAACAGGGGGCATCCAGAAATTGttgggaggaggagatggagtaAACATATCCATCAAAACACGTGTTTGAGCATGATCCAATTCAAACTGGAAATAATGAAGCTTCTGGCCAGGGACACTGGGCGTGTTCTGATAGTAGTTGGCTACAATAGCATTTCTGAACTGATTCTCTGCTAGAGGGAAACACCACACTCTTACCCGCATTGCAACCTAAACAAACAAAAGGGCATTGGCATGCACATAGAGGTCATTTCATCGAGAGTCAGTAAGAAAATGGCATTCAAAGATACATAAACAAGGGATTGTACCTGGGCAGGATAGCTTGTCTTTCCGTGGCCATCATTTGACCATGCATTTGATTCAGGACAGAACTTACCATTGCCTGCAGCTTCATAGATACCATACAATTTGCGATCATCATAATTGAATAGGAAGAGGGGTAGTCCTTCCTTAATGTTTCGTACATAGGAGATATGTGCTCTTGGCAGGCCTGAAAGACAACACGAAGTGGTTACTAAGTGGGTGGATTACCTAACAAGTTGCTATTCTTTGGGAGGCATGGCATATCTTCCCCCTCACAGGAAAAGAAAACAGATGCATTAAAGCCAAAGGAGTAGCTCAGCTTTGTAAATACATAACTTAGAAAAGAGTCGTGATtagaagaaatcaagagcataCCGAAAAGTTGCCGTGAGTGACACTCTGCAATTGTATTGTTTGTGCAACCAAATATCACAGCTCCAACATCTTGTGCTTGGAGGTGTCTTTCGGAAATGGACAGGTTTGTTGGCCTGGTGCTTTTCACAACCTGGCTCCACGAGGATTTGCTCTTCACCATTGTAACTGATGCTAGCAAGATGAGAAACAAAAGGGTCAGATAAATAGGGTGCACTCTTCTCTGTATCTTCGGTGTTTGCATGCTTGATGCATGAGGCAAGAAAAGGTAATATTATTTGGGAACTACCGGAAACTGTAATTTTTTAAAGATGATGAAAGGACAGAGCAAAGTAGAGTACTAGAGTTACAATTACTACAGTTTGGTGTTATCAAATCAATGGCTAAGCTTGTTGTCCACTAAAGTTGAAGTAGATTCTCAGTTGCTGCACAGTATATTTGCAGACTTATTTCTGATTGACAACAAAACAAGAAGGCAACAGAGTTAGGTACATCAGCATACCAACGCATGTGTGTGTGTTTTAACAAAAGCGTAGCAAAGTGAGCTAGCCCTTTTCTTAGATGATTTTTCATATCAAGATCATCACATCCTCTCAGCCAACTTTGCACCATTTAGTTATAATAATGTCGACTGAAGCTTAACCATGTGAAATATGGACATTACATGGTCAGGGCCTCAGGGCAGTAATAAACTTGCACATGGAGATAAAGCAAGAAACAGAGGTGGAGTCaagaaagagatacggttgcaTTTGTTGGAGATGGATTGGAGTACCAAAATCAGTTGAATCAATGCCTGAGTACTAGACGGGATCAGTACAATTTCCCAGTCCTCCCACaagataagtttttttttcttgtgggGCTGCAGGGTAAAATTACTGCAGGAACCAAATGAGCTGTACAAGAATAAGGCACTAATAATATNNNNNNNNNNNNNNNNNNNNNNNNNNNNNNNNNNNNNNNNNNNNNNNNNNNNNNNNNNNNNNNNNNNNNNNNNNNNNNNNNNNNNNNNNNNNNNNNNNNNGTCAACAGATACTGGGCAAGCACGAGTGCACGACACCAGGCAGATTCCTGTAGTAAGTGTGAGGCCCAGTGATGGAGAAAACAAATGTTGTGGAGAAGGAATGGCAGCAGCCCGTCTGATGATTCTGCGGCTGAGCCCAGAGGGTATGGGTAGAAAGCGTCACCTGTATCCAGTAACAAGTTGCCAGCGTCCAGTTCCAACTGATGTGTGGGACGCCCGCTGGTTAGCCTCAAGAAGCCGTGGACGACTGAAGCTTGGCCATCCATGctcaggctgctgctgcttctgctttcaccaccaccagcagagAAACCATCGTAGATGAACTGATCGCTGCGATGAACAGCCCCGGCCGAGACGACAGACAGAAGGAGGACGAAGATGAGGATACGCTTGCTGTGTATGTCTTGTATTCTATACTTGTATAGGAGGGGATAGTTAAGTGGTAGAAAACCCTTTGCTACATGTATTGGTTGTTTTGGGGTGAATGAGAACGTCTTAATTAGTTAATATTACTCCTGTTGTGATGTTTATGACAAGCTAATTACTTCGTGTATTTAAAACGGGAGGAGTAGCATTCAAAAAGTTGTTTGCCTAATAATCAAATATAGACGACCAGACTGCTAGCAATTGGGAGCTCTAAGTGTCCTGAGTAATCATCGAAAAGAATGaaatttgacaaaaacttaCAACATTCTGAAAATGGCCGGCTTATGCTCGTTGAACACAACTATTCTTTAAACCTCATTGTGCTACACGCATCTAAGATAGATCATATTACTATAGGTATAGAATATTataatctcaaatgaaaaatgCTCTAGTCAAAATGCACATTATGGAGTGGACAATATTACAGGATTTGATACAAACGCCAAAGGGATTAATTGAAACTCTGCCATAGAGCAGCACATCAGATGAGCAGCAAAAGCAGCTCTATAAAGCAACCAACACCAAGCAAGAGCACGATCTTGTCGTAACTATCACGAAGTAGCACAAGAATTTCAATCACCTTCCTCTGGAAAGATCGGTTATAGCCGTCGTTGGACATGACATGGCATGCTGCTCGTGCATTTCATTATCATCCTGGCTCACATCAAAGTTGCTCATCAGCAAAGTATCAGGTTGCAAGTCTGTTGGGAGCGCTGCATCCCTGTCAAGGTACTGCATCACAAGGCGCATGCGAGGCCTGGCGTTCGGCGATGGGTGACAACACAGTAGGCCAAGCTTCAGTACCACCTCTATCTCCTCCTCCACATAGTCATCCAGTCTCGGGTCGATGGCGTCAGTAATGGAGCCACGTCGCCATGCCGCAAGCACCCAGTCTGCCAGCGCAAGAGGCTCTCCATCAGCGCTGTTCACCCAGATCGGCCGCCTTGCACAGGCCACCTCCATCATCAACACGCCCAAGGCAAAGATGTCGGTCGCTTTGGTTGCCTTGCCAAGCCGAGCCAGCTCGGGGGCGATGTAACCCCACGTTCCTGCCACACGTGTTGTGTGAGCGTCAGCTCCATGAGCATGGAACCTTGCGAGGCCGAAATCACCCAGCCTTGCATTCATCTCCCCGTCAAGGAGGACGTTGCTGGTCTTGATGTCCCGGTGGATGACGACCTGCTCCCAGTCCTCGTGTAGGTAGAAAAGACCGGATGCAATGCCTTTGATGATGCGGAACCTTTGAGCCCAGCATAGATTGCGATCTTGGGTGTGTAAGTGGCAATCAAGGCTTCCATTGGGCATATAGTCATACACCAAAAGGAGTTGTTGCTTGTGCCGACAATAACCAAGCAGTTGGACAAGATTGCGGTGGCGGAGATGACCAAGGATGACGATCTCGGCCATGAACTCCTTCATCCCCTGCTTCGACTCTGGCGACACCCGCTTAATAGCAACTGTCCGATTTGAATGGGGAAGTAGTCCCTTGAAGACACTCCCAAAACCTCCTTTACCAAGGAGCATCTTGTCCTTGAATCCACTTGTGGCAATCAGTAGATCTTTGTAGGTGAAGGATGGAAGTCCGTACTCCCTCTGCCACTCCAGTTCATTTCTTCTTGCATCTAATCGCCTCTTCATATAGAGCTTGAAAAGAGTGGCAGAAACAGCTATGGCGATACCAACAGTTGGCAAAAGAGCTGCACATAATATTATTGTCTTGATCTtgttggtgtgtgtgtgtggctgaTATTGAAGCTGCGCTGCAAGTTCTTGGATAGTCTTGATGGATAAGGCGGGGTAGTTGAGTGCTGCAGGTTCTCCGttgagcttgaagctccaaccCAGAATGTAATGTCTGCTGGGAATTGGGCCAGTCGCTGAGGAAAATCCAGCATAAACTTCCGTTCCTGGCAAAACGGTTGACAGATTACATGCGACTGATAGCAGCGGCCGGCTGGGTTTGGAGAGGCAGCAAGGGGCCATTGTGACATTTATCATGGCTTGGTTGCTGTCGTAGTCCACCCACAACTGCATGGGCTGTCCACTGATGAGGCTCAACTTATGAAACGCATGAGTAGGGGTATAGTAACCTGCCGTTGCCGACCCAACTGAAATCAGGCCGTTTATGTCAACCCCTATGTGGTTGCTGTCAATGTCTTGTAACTCATCGTTCTGTATGGTATCAATCTCGATAGCAACGATATGATTTGTTGCGTTACCGTTATTCAAGGGATTGAGAAGGCCAAGATACTGGGCAGGAGAGGCGCTAAAGAAATCTTTATTGGAACAAAGCACAAATGCAAGACCATCGGAGCTAATGTCAATGTAAGGCCCCATAATGGAGAAAAGAAATGTTGTAGAGAAGGATGCCAGGGAGGAGCCATTTGAGACATCTGTGAAATGGAGAGGGTAAGGGTAGAAAGCGTGACCTTTTGAGTGCGCGAGTCGGCCGCTGGTTAGCATCAAGAGGCCGTCGGCGACTGAAGCGTCACCGTCCATGGTAAGGTAGTCGTAACTGGAGAAACCATCGACGATGAACTCGCCGCCGTCAGCTACGGCGGCGTCAGTGGCCCAGCACACAGACAGCAGGAGAAGCACGAGGATGAGATACTGCAAGTGCAGAAAGCAAGGATGATGAAGCATGTTTAAGCTAGACGAGGCAAAGCTTCTCGGCAATATGGGTCGATCGAGTGCCATCTATCATTCAATTCCTTATCCTCCAGCCAAGCCAAATAATTGGGTCCACTCAATTCAATGTAGAGGAAGCCCGAGTCGTCGTCAAAGCTTTAAAGTAACTTTACTACTTGACCGCTCCGGTTGCCAAACTTTGCTGGTCATCCGTTGAACGCCCGGACAAACCTCACTTTCTCCGGAAACGGACGCCAATCGCATGACTGGCAAACTCCGGTCAACCAGCAACAATCCAAAAGGGGATCCAGGAACACCGGCCCGCCTACtagtagtattaaatatagactaattacaaaactaattacacagatgaaagctaattcacgagacagaTCTATGAAACCtgattaatccatgatttgacagcgtgatgctacagtaaatataggCTAATCATGTATTAATTAAGCTTTATAGATTCGTCTTCCAAATTAACCTCTAATtctctgtataattagttttatacaGAGAATTCGGCGATGGGAGAGGAAATCGCCTCTCTCTGGACTGTACCAGGGAGACGAGACTTCGGGAGAGCTCTCAAATGGCAGGGGATCCTTTGATCTGATGGCTTGCTTGCTCCAACGATAGTTGGGCCCTTCCGCCAACGGCCCAATAGAGGCCCAGTAGGCCTATGTACAAGGAGCAAAGCAGAGTGAGTTCCAAGTGAACTCTGGGAGCAACTTGACTTCCTCTTCTATTTTTTCCTGAATACGCAGGACAGCGCCCATGGTTTGCTTAAACTAGCTTccatctataattttttttaattaaaaaggaACTTATTTCATGGCATGGGATGGTTACTTCTTGGATAAAGCTCAAGACTGAGATACGATTTCTCATGTTTTTGAGTTTTATTACTGCTGGAATGACCAAGCTTAATTCTGAACTCTGTTGGCAATGCAATGAAGGTTTGGCATATGTGAGACAAATCTcaaataaacaaagaaaatgTCGGAACAAATGCCCACAGTCCCAGTGAAAACAATGCTAGTGATTAGTCGAAACACCTGAAAACTTATTGTAATGAGTTGCATGTTTAGCATGAAGTAGGGAGCCAAAGAGATCGTGCAGTTGTGCAACCAACAGGCAAGCTGATTGTGACCGCATGGCAGTCACTCCACTGCAACCAAGGAGCTGATAGATTGTGCCATGCATTTGAAAGTAGTACTACTAATTAAGCAAAAGGTAACCTTTGTGAACCTTTTAAATTGGAAATAATTGAAGCAAAAAGAATCCTTAAGTAGCATTGGTACAGCATAATTTGTACGGCATTGAAAGTTTGATGCAATGATATTGCCCCACTTCTTTGAACCTGTGATCGACTGGCAAGTCTTGTCTTGATGACATCTTCTGTGCGGTCTATTGCACTGGAATGCCAGAATTGGTTCACAGCATTTGCATATCTCCATGTGGTTTCGAATGCCATCATTCACCttccaggcggtggcggctcgGGTGTGCGAGGCGCGAGGGCCGGGCAGGCGGAGCGAGCGGTGGTGCGTCGGCGACGtgcaggaggcggcgcggcgtgccagccgacggcggcgcagggcgAGGAGAGGCAGTTGGCGACGCTAGGCGAGGccgcggggcagcggcggcgcggaccagaggggcggcgcaggcggtgcTGCAGGAGGTCTCGGGCGACACGGGGTTTTGCTTTTTCTACTAGGATAGAGAAAAAAATCCTAGCAGGCGCAAAATCGTCCCATTTCTGGCTCCATCTTGGTATCCTATGAATCTGATTCAAAATTTTAGGTTCCCTAATTTGCACTTGATATGttacctttttaaaaaaaatagagatgaATACGTATCAACCATGAGAACACAAGGGGAATAACTTTACTTAAAATTGTAAATGATTACATCGGTGTCGCCTCATTAAAAATTTCACCTCCGTCATGGAACCTACCACGGGGTTAAGAGTACGGCCCGTTATATATGAAATTGACTAGTCCCAACCCATCACGGGGTTAAGAGCCACCCCTGTCGAGCATCCTGCAGTTACGAGTGCGAGGAAGGTAGAGGTAGCCGGATTCCCCCCATGATTGTCCCCAAGAATTCTTCAGGATGTAAAAGTCGGGGCTGTAACCCACGAGCAATTACCCCAGTACATGCCGCCGCCCCCGTAGTCCCACAACTGCGTGGGGAGCAGGGGCGTGTCTCAACTGCCCGCGTTGCCACTCCACTGCATGCGTTGAGAATGCTCCAGCTGCCGGGCGTAGGTCACAGGTGTCGGCTGCGTGCTCCGCCatttgcgccgccgcctctgtttCGCGCGCAGCcgcccacctccgccggccAAACCCCCTCGCCATCTCCCGTTCACGCACCGCCACCTCGCCCCGAAGCTCCAGCCGCCGCCAGACGACCGCCCGAGGCAGCCTCGCAGGGGCCACTCCCATCGCAGGGGCCACTCCCATCCCATGCGCGGGCGGATCACGGGGTAAGAGCCACCCCACTCCAGCATCCCGCAGTTCAGTTCACTCCAGCATCCCGCAGTTCACTCCAGGGGTCACGCCACGCCAGTCGACGGAGACCGGCAGCGGGAGgttcccgtcgccgccgcgcctttTGACGGGCCCAGCTGCTGCAGTGACGCCTTTGCTACATGTATTGGTTGTTTTGGGGTGAATGAGAACGTCTTAATTAGTTAATATTACTCCTGTTGTGATGTTTATGACAAGCTAATTACTTCGTGTATTTAAAACGGGAGGAGTAGCATTCAAAAAGTTGTTTGCCTAATAATCAAATATAGACGACCAGACTGCTAGCAATTGGGAGCTCTAAGTGTCCTGAGTAATCATCGAAAAGAATGaaatttgacaaaaacttaCAACATTCTGAAAATGGCCGGCTTATGCTCGTTGAACACAACTATTCTTTAAACCTCATTGTGCTACACGCATCTAAGATAGATCATATTACTGTAGGTATAGAATATTataatctcaaatgaaaaatgCTCTGGTTCAAAATGCACATTATGGAGTGGACAATATTACAGGATTTGATACAAACGCCAAAGGGATTAATTGAAACTCTGCCATAGAGCAGCACATCAGATGAGCAGCAAAAGCAGCTCTATAAAGCAACCAACACCAAGCAAGAGCACGATCTTGTCGTAACTATCACGAAGTAGCACAAGAATTTCAATCACCTTCCTCTGGAAAGATCGGTTATAGCCGTCGTTGGACATGACATGGCATGCTGCTCGTGCATTTCATTATCATCCTGGCTCACATCAAAGTTGCTCATCAGCAAAGTATCAGGTTGCAAGTCTGTTGGGAGCGCTGCATCCCTGTCAAGGTACTGCATCACAAGGCGCATGCGAGGCCTGGCGTTCGGCGATGGGTGACAACACAGTAGGCCAAGCTTCAGTACCACCTCTATCTCCTCCTCCACATAGTCATCCAGTCTCGGGTCGATGGCGTCAGTAATGGAGCCACGTCGCCATGCCGCAAGCACCCAGTCTGCCAGCGCAAGAGGCTCTCCATCAGCGCTGTTCACCCAGATCGGCCGCCTTGCACAGGCCACCTCCATCATCAACACGCCCAAGGCAAAGATGTCGGTCGCTTTGGTTGCCTTGCCAAGCCGGGCCAGCTCAGGGGCAATGTAACCCCACGTTCCTGCCACACGTGTTGTGTGAGCGTCAGCTCCATGAGCATGGGACCTTGCGAGGCCGAAATCACCCAGCCTTGCATTCATCTCCCCGTCAAGGAGGACGTTGCTGGTCTTGATGTCCCGGTGGATGACGACCTGCTCCCAGTCCTCGTGTAGGTAGAAAAGACCGGATGCAATGCCTTTGATGATGCGGAACCTTTGAGCCCAGCATAGATTGCGATCTTGGGTGTGTAAGTGGCAATCAAGGCTTCCATTGGGCATATAGTCATACACCAAAAGGAGTTGTTGCTTGTGCCGACAATAACCAAGCAGTTGGACAAGATTGCGGTGGCGGAGATGACCAAGGATGACGATCTCGGCCATGAACTCCTTCATCCCCTGCTTCGACTCTGGCGACACCCGCTTAATAGCAACTGTCCGATTTGAATGGGGAAGTAGTCCCTTGAAGACACTCCCAAAACCTCCTTTACCAAGGAGCATCTTGTCCTTGAATCCACTTGTGGCAATCAGTAGATCTTTGTAGGTGAAGGATGGAAGTCCGTACTCCCTCTGCCACTCCAGTTGATTTCTTCTTGCATCTAATCGCCTCTTCATATGGAGCTTGAAAAGAGTGGCAGAAACAGCTATGGCGATTCCAACAGTTGGCAAAAGAGCTGCACATAATATTATTGTCTTGATCTTGTTGGTGTGTGGCTGATATTGAAGCTGCGCCGCAAGTTCTTGGATAGTCTTGATGGATAAGGCGGAGTAGTTGAGTGCTGCAGGTTCTCCGttgagcttgaagctccaaccCAGAATGTAATGTCTGCTGCCAAGTACGCCATTCGCTGAGGAAAATCCAGCATAAACTGCCGTTCCTGGCAAAACGGTTGACAGATTACATGCGACTGATAGCAGCGGCCAGCTGGGTTTGGAGGACAGGCAGCAAGGGGCCACTGTGACATTCATCATGGCTTGGTTGCTGTCGTAGTCCACCCACAACTGCATGGGCTGTCCACCGGTGAGGCTCAACTTCCGAAACGCATGGGTAGGGGTATAGTAACCTGCCGTTGCCGACGAAACTGAAATCAGACCGTTTATGTCAACCCCTATGTGGTTGCTGTCAATGTCTTGGAACTCCGAGTTCATTATGGTATCAAGCTCGATAGCAACGATATGATTTGTTGCGTTACCGTTATTCCACTGATTGAGAAGGCCAAGAAACTGGCCAGGAAGGGCGCTAGAGAAATCTTTATTGGAACAAAGCACAAATGCAAGACCATGGCTGCTAAGGTCAATGTAAGGCCCCATAATGGAGAAAAGAAATGTT from Setaria italica strain Yugu1 chromosome VII, Setaria_italica_v2.0, whole genome shotgun sequence includes the following:
- the LOC101763465 gene encoding uncharacterized protein LOC101763465 — translated: MQTPKIQRRVHPIYLTLLFLILLASVTMVKSKSSWSQVVKSTRPTNLSISERHLQAQDVGAVIFGCTNNTIAECHSRQLFGLPRAHISYVRNIKEGLPLFLFNYDDRKLYGIYEAAGNGKFCPESNAWSNDGHGKTSYPAQVAMRVRVWCFPLAENQFRNAIVANYYQNTPSVPGQKLHYFQFELDHAQTRVLMDMFTPSPPPNNFWMPPVAAPADEHVRELVSSPVWAPKHEGKVKSERVVKSYADMVKKNKFEEVGKGDVDAEHASSGDESSNGFDDLDCGDKPPEREGYELSDQAVEMKQQQHSDKQGKVLSFNRVLEGHAALPAQQWNPYLYANATDTEDKDAYSCKYAQEDKCAILDGHSNFPETLDAEVNQLSLGHSNLLVQLLGSESCAEAKLIDVVKELSGRIEMMEKKQAWSNKEVQHLQGVNERLLKRIVELKGTVRTLNSKIDPLTLDDSLNQFVEQCLGSEDVIYLVGGFDGFSFLPSLDSFSPSLDILTPLKSMAVGKSYASTVALNGKIFVLGGGDGSCWFDTVDCYDRSRDDWITCPSLTREKGSLAGVSVNGRIYAFGGGDGSQCFSDVEIFDPTHGKWIKNQPMLEKRFALAGVALNGAIYAVGGFNGVQYLSSAERLDPREPNWKMLPMMSAGRGCHTLAVLNEKIFSIGGYDTGAKAMVATVEVYEPRMPSWVMVEPMNCTRGYHSSAVLGGSIFTFGGVKAEADTILDVVERYKEGCGWVTTGLKSIGRRCYCSAIVL
- the LOC101753759 gene encoding L-type lectin-domain containing receptor kinase IV.4, which codes for MALDRPILPRSFASSSLNMLHHPCFLHLQYLILVLLLLSVCWATDAAVADGGEFIVDGFSSYDYLTMDGDASVADGLLMLTSGRLAHSKGHAFYPYPLHFTDVSNGSSLASFSTTFLFSIMGPYIDISSDGLAFVLCSNKDFFSASPAQYLGLLNPLNNGNATNHIVAIEIDTIQNDELQDIDSNHIGVDINGLISVGSATAGYYTPTHAFHKLSLISGQPMQLWVDYDSNQAMINVTMAPCCLSKPSRPLLSVACNLSTVLPGTEVYAGFSSATGPIPSRHYILGWSFKLNGEPAALNYPALSIKTIQELAAQLQYQPHTHTNKIKTIILCAALLPTVGIAIAVSATLFKLYMKRRLDARRNELEWQREYGLPSFTYKDLLIATSGFKDKMLLGKGGFGSVFKGLLPHSNRTVAIKRVSPESKQGMKEFMAEIVILGHLRHRNLVQLLGYCRHKQQLLLVYDYMPNGSLDCHLHTQDRNLCWAQRFRIIKGIASGLFYLHEDWEQVVIHRDIKTSNVLLDGEMNARLGDFGLARFHAHGADAHTTRVAGTWGYIAPELARLGKATKATDIFALGVLMMEVACARRPIWVNSADGEPLALADWVLAAWRRGSITDAIDPRLDDYVEEEIEVVLKLGLLCCHPSPNARPRMRLVMQYLDRDAALPTDLQPDTLLMSNFDVSQDDNEMHEQHAMSCPTTAITDLSRGR
- the LOC111257837 gene encoding L-type lectin-domain containing receptor kinase IV.4-like; the encoded protein is MLHHPCFLHLQYPILVLLLLSVRPDAAVADGGEFIFDGFSGADLNLTMDGDASVADGLLRLTSGRLSFLKGHAFYPYPLDFTEVSNGSSLASFSTTFLFSIMGPYIDLSSHGLAFVLCSNKDFSSALPGQFLGLLNQWNNGNATNHIVAIELDTIMNSEFQDIDSNHIGVDINGLISVSSATAGYYTPTHAFRKLSLTGGQPMQLWVDYDSNQAMMNVTVAPCCLSSKPSWPLLSVACNLSTVLPGTAVYAGFSSANGVLGSRHYILGWSFKLNGEPAALNYSALSIKTIQELAAQLQYQPHTNKIKTIILCAALLPTVGIAIAVSATLFKLHMKRRLDARRNQLEWQREYGLPSFTYKDLLIATSGFKDKMLLGKGGFGSVFKGLLPHSNRTVAIKRVSPESKQGMKEFMAEIVILGHLRHRNLVQLLGYCRHKQQLLLVYDYMPNGSLDCHLHTQDRNLCWAQRFRIIKGIASGLFYLHEDWEQVVIHRDIKTSNVLLDGEMNARLGDFGLARSHAHGADAHTTRVAGTWGYIAPELARLGKATKATDIFALGVLMMEVACARRPIWVNSADGEPLALADWVLAAWRRGSITDAIDPRLDDYVEEEIEVVLKLGLLCCHPSPNARPRMRLVMQYLDRDAALPTDLQPDTLLMSNFDVSQDDNEMHEQHAMSCPTTAITDLSRGR